A genomic window from Vicinamibacterales bacterium includes:
- a CDS encoding YqiA/YcfP family alpha/beta fold hydrolase — translation MPPGLSDALLIVYLHGFASSSHSGKATYLGARLRARGFDVAIPDLNLPDFSTLTVTRMLDQTRAIVEQAAGPVTIVGSSLGGFVAVQAAAAWPERVERLVLLAPALDFSEEGVSGPQGADLVQWQRDGAIAVFHYGYGRMLPIHYGLYEDARRYDAMHAEVRMPILAFQGRRDTAVNPAMVERWAAARPNVELHMLDDDHQLGGSMPFISETIDRFLP, via the coding sequence GTGCCGCCCGGGTTGTCAGACGCGCTTTTGATCGTCTATCTGCACGGCTTCGCTTCTTCGAGTCACTCCGGCAAGGCGACCTATCTCGGGGCGCGGTTGCGCGCGCGCGGGTTCGACGTCGCCATTCCGGATCTCAACCTGCCAGACTTCTCCACCCTGACGGTCACGCGGATGCTCGACCAGACGCGCGCGATCGTCGAACAGGCAGCCGGACCGGTGACCATCGTCGGCTCGAGTCTCGGGGGCTTTGTCGCGGTGCAGGCGGCGGCGGCGTGGCCGGAGCGGGTCGAACGCCTCGTCCTGCTGGCGCCGGCGCTCGATTTCTCGGAGGAGGGCGTGAGCGGACCGCAAGGCGCCGATCTGGTGCAATGGCAGCGCGACGGGGCGATCGCTGTGTTTCACTACGGCTACGGCCGCATGCTGCCGATTCACTACGGGCTCTACGAAGACGCCCGACGCTATGACGCAATGCACGCCGAGGTGCGCATGCCAATTCTCGCGTTCCAGGGCCGCCGCGACACTGCCGTCAATCCAGCGATGGTCGAGCGGTGGGCCGCGGCGCGGCCGAACGTGGAGCTGCACATGCTCGACGACGACCATCAGCTCGGCGGTTCGATGCCGTTCATCTCTGAGACGATCGACCGTTTCCTGCCATAG
- a CDS encoding MgtC/SapB family protein produces the protein MDEVRHAGIRLPLAALLGTLLAIRPRRRGTPPRQPAVIQTQIILAIVGAVVMLVVGTNLARAFGVVGAAGLVRYRAKVDDPKDAGVMLTTLAVGLASGVGQYVMAVLSAAFILATLWAIESFEPEGRRLYTLSIKMGDDTDGRCKPIEAILHRHNVDFALLTSSDGEVSYEANVPLEVDRDRITTALLKLDPDGHASIEWTDKKAKAK, from the coding sequence ATGGACGAGGTCCGCCACGCGGGCATACGCCTGCCGCTGGCGGCGCTGCTCGGCACGCTCCTCGCGATTCGCCCGCGGCGGCGCGGCACTCCGCCGCGGCAGCCGGCGGTGATCCAGACCCAGATCATCTTGGCGATCGTCGGGGCGGTGGTGATGCTGGTGGTCGGCACCAATCTGGCGCGCGCCTTCGGCGTGGTCGGCGCGGCGGGTCTCGTGCGGTATCGCGCCAAGGTCGACGATCCGAAGGATGCCGGCGTCATGCTGACGACGCTGGCGGTCGGGCTCGCATCGGGAGTCGGCCAGTATGTGATGGCGGTGCTCTCGGCGGCCTTCATTCTCGCCACCCTGTGGGCGATCGAATCGTTCGAGCCAGAGGGGCGCCGGCTCTACACGCTGTCGATCAAGATGGGGGACGACACTGACGGCCGGTGCAAGCCAATCGAGGCGATCCTGCACCGACATAATGTAGACTTCGCGCTGCTGACCTCCTCCGACGGGGAAGTCAGCTACGAGGCGAACGTGCCGCTCGAAGTCGATCGCGATCGCATCACCACGGCCCTGCTGAAGCTCGATCCTGACGGGCACGCCTCGATCGAGTGGACAGACAAGAAGGCCAAGGCCAAGTGA
- a CDS encoding glycosyltransferase, producing MKLLWLNAGLLLPLDKGGKLRTWHVMRHLAARHDIHYLSFADESQTEADREGMREVCSRLETVPRSDAAKGTWRFYADAARYLVNPAPYAVAKYRSGAYRDRLDRLLATERYDAVVCDFLVPVVNLPQRLPCPSILFTHNVEAEIWRRHVENARNPVAKAALTRQWRRMERFERDALSRFDLVLAVSEADGRTFERLYPGALGAPAHVVQTGVDTSYFTPPTDPALPAHMVFTGSMDWLPNEDGMTYFCREILPRIRQAEPAATLSIVGRAPTPAVQRLAELPGVEVTGRVEDVRPHVARAAVYVVPLRIGGGTRLKIFEAMAMARAVVSTTVGAEGLPVTGGRDIEIADEPARFAQAVVRLMRDAEIRRGVEAAGRRLVVERYDWSAVAHDFERALFETAHKHPVAERAIA from the coding sequence ATGAAGCTGCTCTGGTTGAATGCCGGCCTGCTGCTCCCGCTCGACAAGGGGGGAAAGCTGCGGACGTGGCACGTCATGCGTCATCTGGCCGCCCGCCACGACATCCACTACCTCTCGTTTGCGGACGAGTCCCAGACGGAGGCCGACCGCGAGGGCATGCGCGAGGTCTGCAGCCGGCTCGAGACCGTACCGCGCAGCGATGCGGCCAAGGGCACCTGGCGCTTCTACGCCGACGCAGCACGCTATCTCGTGAATCCCGCGCCGTATGCGGTCGCGAAGTATCGATCCGGCGCGTATCGCGATCGGCTCGACCGGCTGCTCGCGACGGAGCGCTACGACGCCGTCGTCTGCGATTTCCTGGTGCCGGTCGTCAACCTGCCGCAGCGGCTGCCGTGTCCGTCAATCCTGTTCACGCACAACGTCGAGGCGGAGATCTGGCGCCGTCACGTCGAGAACGCGCGCAACCCGGTGGCGAAGGCGGCGCTCACCCGGCAGTGGCGGCGTATGGAGCGGTTCGAACGCGATGCGCTGTCGCGCTTCGACCTCGTCCTCGCGGTGTCGGAGGCCGACGGCCGCACGTTCGAGCGGCTCTATCCGGGCGCGCTCGGCGCGCCGGCGCATGTCGTGCAGACCGGCGTCGACACCAGCTACTTCACCCCGCCGACCGACCCGGCCCTGCCAGCGCACATGGTGTTCACCGGTTCGATGGACTGGCTGCCCAACGAAGACGGGATGACTTATTTCTGTCGCGAGATCCTTCCGCGCATCCGCCAGGCCGAGCCTGCCGCCACGCTGAGCATCGTCGGCCGCGCGCCGACCCCCGCGGTGCAGCGGCTGGCGGAATTGCCCGGCGTCGAGGTCACCGGGCGAGTCGAGGACGTGCGTCCCCATGTCGCGCGGGCGGCGGTGTACGTCGTGCCGCTCCGGATCGGCGGCGGCACGCGGCTGAAGATCTTCGAGGCCATGGCGATGGCCAGGGCCGTCGTGTCGACGACCGTGGGCGCCGAGGGGCTGCCGGTGACCGGCGGACGCGACATCGAGATCGCCGACGAACCCGCACGCTTCGCGCAAGCGGTCGTCCGGCTGATGCGGGACGCCGAGATCCGGCGCGGCGTGGAAGCCGCCGGCCGCCGCCTGGTCGTCGAGCGCTATGACTGGTCGGCGGTGGCGCACGATTTCGAGCGGGCTCTGTTCGAGACCGCACACAAGCATCCGGTGGCCGAGCGAGCCATCGCGTAA
- a CDS encoding UDP-glucose/GDP-mannose dehydrogenase family protein, producing the protein MSVFGLGYVGSVSAACFAEDGHSVVGVDVAAAKVAAINEGRSPIVEKGLDELIQQNAANGRLRATTDTADAIRETDLSLICVGTPSRRNGSLDLTYLERVAEQIGSALADKDRYHVVVVRSTVLPGTTHEVVIPALERTSGKKYGTGFGVSVNPEFLREGTAIHDFRHPPLTLIGHNYQSDANPTKALYAKVESPIETTTIRTAEMMKYASNTWHALKVTFANEIGNVCKRVGIDSHEVMTIFCKDDKLNLSSYYMKPGFAFGGSCLPKDVRALQYRAKEVDLEMPVIQSILASNQLQIQHAIDQVVDTGRKRIGLLGFSFKAGTDDLRESPIVILAEALLGKGYSLCIYDRNVSIARLVGANKDYINTQIPHLSSLLTESLDELLDVSEVIVVGNQAPEFADALARTRPDHIVLDLVRVRTPREAIAADYRGICW; encoded by the coding sequence GTGTCAGTGTTTGGACTCGGATACGTCGGCAGCGTCTCGGCCGCGTGCTTCGCCGAAGACGGCCATTCGGTGGTCGGCGTCGACGTCGCCGCCGCCAAGGTCGCGGCGATCAACGAGGGCCGCAGCCCGATCGTCGAGAAAGGGCTCGACGAGCTGATTCAGCAGAATGCGGCGAACGGACGGCTGCGCGCGACTACCGACACGGCCGATGCGATCCGGGAGACCGACCTCTCGCTCATCTGTGTCGGCACTCCGAGCCGCCGGAACGGCAGCCTCGACCTGACCTATCTCGAACGGGTGGCCGAGCAGATCGGCAGCGCGCTCGCCGACAAGGACCGTTATCACGTCGTGGTCGTCCGCAGCACGGTTCTGCCGGGAACGACGCACGAGGTGGTGATCCCGGCGCTCGAGCGAACGTCGGGCAAGAAGTACGGCACCGGCTTCGGCGTCTCGGTCAATCCCGAGTTCCTCCGCGAAGGCACCGCGATCCACGATTTCCGCCATCCGCCGCTGACGCTGATCGGACACAACTACCAGTCGGACGCGAACCCGACCAAGGCGCTCTACGCGAAGGTCGAGTCGCCGATCGAGACGACGACCATCCGCACAGCCGAGATGATGAAGTACGCGAGCAATACCTGGCACGCGCTCAAGGTGACGTTCGCCAACGAGATCGGCAACGTCTGCAAGCGCGTCGGCATCGACAGCCATGAAGTGATGACGATCTTCTGCAAGGACGACAAATTGAATCTGTCGTCCTACTACATGAAGCCCGGATTCGCGTTCGGGGGTTCCTGCCTGCCGAAGGACGTCCGCGCGCTGCAGTACCGCGCCAAGGAAGTCGACCTCGAGATGCCGGTCATCCAGTCGATCCTGGCGAGCAACCAGCTGCAGATCCAGCACGCAATCGATCAGGTCGTCGACACCGGCCGCAAGCGCATCGGCCTGCTCGGCTTCTCGTTCAAGGCCGGCACCGACGACCTGCGCGAGAGTCCGATCGTCATCCTCGCCGAGGCGCTGCTCGGCAAGGGCTACTCGCTTTGCATCTACGACCGCAACGTGTCGATCGCCCGTCTGGTCGGAGCCAACAAGGACTACATCAACACCCAGATCCCGCACCTGTCGTCGCTGCTGACTGAAAGCCTCGACGAACTGCTCGACGTCTCCGAGGTGATCGTCGTCGGCAACCAGGCCCCGGAATTCGCCGACGCTCTGGCCCGCACACGTCCCGATCACATCGTGCTCGACCTGGTACGCGTCCGCACGCCGCGCGAAGCCATCGCCGCCGACTATCGGGGAATCTGCTGGTGA
- a CDS encoding radical SAM protein has translation MEGIITAWGKILRGYHPSLSIEITRECPLRCPGCYAYGSEHLGGDINLRQVTDYKGQELIDRVLALVEAEQPIHVSIVGGEPLVRFRELDTILPALAAKGIYTQLVTSAVRPIPEQWAAIRRLQLVVSIDGLQPEHDARRTPATYDRILKHIAGHKVTVHCTVTRQQVQRDGYLDDFVKFWSANPNVAQLWFSLYTPQVGEVAPEILTPDDRQRVIAALMSLRVRYPKIGMPEGLVKQYATPPTTPEECVFALTTSCVSADFERRITPCQFGGNPDCSQCGCIASAGLKAVGAHRLAGGIRVGAIFETSVKIGKRLRDRRERDREQVA, from the coding sequence ATGGAAGGCATCATCACCGCGTGGGGAAAGATCCTCCGGGGCTATCATCCGTCGCTCTCGATCGAAATCACGCGGGAGTGTCCGCTGCGCTGCCCGGGCTGCTATGCCTACGGCAGTGAACACCTGGGCGGCGACATCAACCTGCGTCAGGTCACCGACTACAAGGGACAGGAACTGATCGATCGGGTGCTGGCGCTGGTCGAAGCCGAACAGCCGATTCATGTGTCGATCGTCGGCGGCGAACCGCTCGTCCGCTTCCGCGAACTGGACACGATCCTGCCCGCGCTCGCCGCGAAGGGCATCTACACACAGCTCGTGACGAGCGCGGTGCGGCCGATTCCCGAGCAGTGGGCCGCCATCCGCCGCCTCCAGCTCGTCGTGTCGATCGACGGCCTGCAGCCGGAGCACGACGCGCGCCGGACGCCTGCCACCTACGATCGCATTCTCAAGCACATCGCCGGACACAAGGTCACGGTGCACTGCACGGTGACGCGGCAGCAGGTGCAGCGCGACGGCTACCTCGACGACTTCGTGAAGTTCTGGTCCGCCAATCCGAACGTCGCTCAGCTCTGGTTCAGCCTCTACACGCCGCAGGTCGGTGAGGTCGCGCCGGAAATCCTCACCCCGGACGATCGCCAGCGGGTGATCGCCGCGCTGATGTCGCTCCGGGTGCGGTACCCGAAGATCGGGATGCCGGAGGGGCTGGTCAAGCAGTACGCCACCCCGCCGACGACCCCTGAGGAGTGCGTCTTCGCGTTGACGACGAGCTGCGTGTCGGCCGACTTCGAGCGGCGCATCACGCCGTGCCAGTTCGGCGGCAACCCCGATTGCTCGCAGTGCGGCTGCATCGCCTCGGCGGGGTTGAAAGCCGTCGGCGCGCACCGGCTGGCCGGCGGCATCCGGGTCGGCGCGATCTTCGAGACCTCCGTCAAGATCGGCAAGCGCCTTCGCGATCGTCGGGAACGAGACCGCGAGCAGGTCGCCTGA
- a CDS encoding DUF4097 family beta strand repeat-containing protein, which translates to MQRIVRLASTAALTLIALPLAVSAQDFNWHGAVAQGQTIEIKGVNGDVSAEPSGGNDVEVTAVKRARHDDPAGVRIDVVPHAGGVTICAVYPTPAGRQPNECRPGSEGRMNVQNNDVTVHFVVHVPAGVALTGRTVNGAIEATRLNGDVDLTSVNGSIVFSTTGVGRAQTVNGSITGEMGRADWSDRLAMATVNGGITLTLPASLSTELHASTVNGGIETDFPITTSKVDRRRLDGTIGGGGRTLSLESVNGGIAIKRE; encoded by the coding sequence ATGCAGCGAATTGTTCGTCTCGCCTCCACGGCCGCTCTGACACTGATCGCGCTGCCACTGGCCGTCTCGGCCCAGGACTTCAATTGGCATGGCGCGGTGGCGCAGGGACAGACCATTGAGATCAAAGGGGTCAACGGTGATGTCAGCGCCGAGCCCTCTGGCGGCAACGACGTCGAGGTCACCGCCGTGAAACGCGCGCGGCACGACGATCCAGCCGGCGTGCGCATCGACGTCGTCCCGCACGCAGGCGGCGTGACGATTTGCGCCGTCTACCCGACCCCTGCTGGCCGGCAGCCCAACGAGTGCCGGCCCGGCAGCGAGGGGCGGATGAACGTCCAGAACAACGACGTCACCGTGCACTTCGTGGTGCACGTGCCCGCGGGTGTTGCGCTCACCGGCCGGACGGTCAACGGCGCCATCGAGGCGACGCGGCTCAACGGCGACGTCGACCTGACGAGCGTGAACGGCTCGATCGTTTTCTCGACGACCGGCGTCGGGCGCGCCCAGACCGTCAACGGATCGATCACCGGCGAGATGGGACGCGCCGACTGGAGCGATCGCCTGGCGATGGCGACGGTCAACGGCGGCATCACGCTGACGCTGCCGGCGTCGCTCAGCACGGAGTTGCACGCCTCGACGGTGAACGGCGGCATCGAGACCGATTTTCCGATCACCACTTCCAAGGTGGATCGACGGCGGCTGGACGGGACGATCGGCGGTGGTGGACGCACGCTGTCGCTCGAGAGCGTGAACGGCGGTATCGCGATCAAGCGAGAGTAG
- a CDS encoding SET domain-containing protein-lysine N-methyltransferase, translating to MWKCGDVRDLVRSFHIPTFPHSHISTFSHLHISTFFVIEKRRSTISGWGVFATRSISKNTRIVDYAGEKIDNRESLKREGRYLKQGHIWCFKLNRLYVRDAAVGGNIARYINHACRPNCYTQVVGDTIWIRAARNIRRGEELSYDYSTDGDGNIQCRCRPGCQTRF from the coding sequence ATGTGGAAATGTGGAGATGTCAGGGATCTGGTACGCTCGTTCCACATTCCCACATTCCCACATTCCCACATCTCCACATTTTCACATCTCCACATTTCCACATTCTTTGTGATTGAAAAACGGCGCTCCACGATCTCCGGCTGGGGGGTCTTCGCCACCAGGTCGATTTCCAAGAACACGCGCATCGTCGACTACGCCGGCGAGAAGATCGACAATCGCGAAAGCCTGAAGCGCGAGGGACGCTACCTCAAACAGGGGCACATCTGGTGCTTCAAGCTGAACCGGCTGTACGTACGTGACGCGGCGGTCGGGGGCAACATCGCCCGCTACATCAACCATGCGTGCCGCCCCAACTGCTATACGCAGGTGGTCGGCGACACGATCTGGATCCGCGCGGCCCGCAACATCCGAAGAGGCGAGGAACTGAGCTACGATTATTCGACCGACGGCGACGGCAATATTCAGTGCCGGTGCCGCCCGGGTTGTCAGACGCGCTTTTGA
- a CDS encoding metallophosphoesterase, whose amino-acid sequence MTLRRHPRWSSLACSLALLLLLRAGGHAQAQAQAQVQLPNKPNTLHFAVIGDNGTGDREQYEIGQRMLEWYQRFTFPLVVMMGDNIYGADRPQDYTKKFEAPYKGLLDAGVKFYASLGNHDSREQRYYKNFNMEGKVYYSFKAPKEDVRFFALESAYMDPDQVKWIDDQLQHSTEGWKIVYFHHPLYSSGKTHGSQVKLRQVLEPLFIRGKVSLVLNGHDHIYERIKPQNGIPYFVEGSSGQLREGDIRRGTGLTAFGDDRQQTFMLMEVDGDTLTFNTIGLNGNVIDSGTIQRRK is encoded by the coding sequence ATGACACTACGCCGCCACCCTCGCTGGTCGTCCCTTGCGTGCTCGCTTGCGCTGCTGTTGCTCCTCCGGGCGGGCGGCCACGCCCAGGCGCAGGCGCAGGCGCAGGTCCAGCTGCCCAACAAACCCAACACGCTGCACTTCGCCGTCATCGGCGACAACGGTACCGGCGATCGCGAGCAATACGAGATCGGCCAGCGGATGCTCGAGTGGTATCAGCGCTTCACGTTCCCGCTCGTGGTGATGATGGGCGACAACATCTACGGCGCCGACCGGCCGCAGGACTACACCAAGAAGTTCGAAGCGCCGTACAAGGGTCTGCTCGACGCCGGCGTCAAGTTCTATGCGTCGCTCGGCAACCACGACTCGCGCGAGCAACGCTACTACAAGAACTTCAACATGGAAGGGAAGGTCTACTACTCCTTCAAGGCGCCGAAGGAGGACGTCCGGTTCTTCGCGCTCGAGAGCGCCTATATGGATCCCGATCAGGTGAAATGGATCGACGATCAGCTGCAGCACTCGACCGAAGGCTGGAAGATCGTCTACTTTCACCATCCGCTCTATTCGTCGGGCAAGACCCACGGCTCGCAGGTCAAGCTTCGCCAGGTGCTCGAACCGCTGTTCATCCGCGGCAAGGTGAGCCTCGTCCTCAACGGGCACGATCACATCTACGAGCGAATCAAGCCGCAGAACGGCATCCCCTACTTCGTCGAAGGCTCTTCGGGACAACTGCGCGAAGGGGACATCCGCAGAGGTACCGGCCTGACTGCGTTCGGCGACGATCGTCAGCAGACGTTCATGCTCATGGAGGTGGATGGCGACACGCTCACCTTCAACACCATCGGGCTGAATGGGAACGTCATCGACTCGGGAACCATCCAGCGCCGGAAGTAG
- a CDS encoding YajQ family cyclic di-GMP-binding protein — MAQAASFDVTSTVDLQEVDNAVNQAKKELAQRYDFKGSRAAIDLNKAENTILLTADDDFKMTAVWEILQTRMVRRGVPTKNLTLEEAERGTNDTVRRVVKLQQGIPTEAAKEMIRVLKERKLKKVTAAIMSDQVRVTSPSKDELQEAMRVLREHDFGCALQFGNYRG, encoded by the coding sequence ATGGCGCAGGCGGCGTCGTTCGACGTCACGTCGACGGTCGACCTGCAGGAAGTCGACAACGCGGTCAACCAGGCGAAGAAAGAACTGGCGCAGCGCTACGATTTCAAGGGCTCTCGCGCCGCGATCGACCTCAACAAGGCCGAGAACACCATCCTCCTCACCGCCGACGACGACTTCAAGATGACCGCGGTGTGGGAGATCCTGCAGACGCGCATGGTTCGCCGCGGCGTGCCGACCAAGAACCTGACACTCGAGGAGGCCGAACGCGGGACCAACGACACGGTGCGGCGCGTCGTCAAGCTGCAGCAAGGCATTCCCACCGAGGCGGCCAAGGAGATGATCCGGGTCCTCAAGGAGCGGAAGCTGAAGAAGGTGACCGCGGCGATCATGAGCGATCAGGTGCGCGTCACCTCCCCCTCCAAGGACGAGCTGCAGGAAGCGATGCGCGTGCTGCGCGAGCACGACTTCGGCTGCGCGCTGCAGTTCGGGAATTATCGAGGCTGA
- a CDS encoding phospholipase D-like domain-containing protein — translation MKLIIEPADGVAPVVRAIDRAKKFIDIMIFRFDRVEVEKALKAAVTRGVKVRALIAHTNKGGDKTLRKLEMRLLECGATVARTADDLTRYHGKMMVIDNRSLHVYGFNYTKLDIDKSRSFGIVTRDTRLVAEAMHLFESDALRKNYEANHARLVVSPETSRPLLTAFVKGARKQLLIYDAQVSDNAIQKVLADRAADGVEIRIIGALEKDIRSVKVRRLSPLRLHVRAIMRDGCEAFIGSQSLRKLELEGRREVGIIVKNTAIVRKMIATFESDWKASGKKVAKAS, via the coding sequence GTGAAGCTGATCATCGAGCCGGCAGATGGCGTTGCGCCCGTCGTCAGGGCCATCGACCGCGCCAAGAAGTTCATCGACATCATGATTTTCCGCTTCGACCGGGTCGAAGTGGAAAAGGCGCTGAAGGCCGCGGTCACCCGCGGGGTGAAGGTGCGGGCGCTCATCGCCCATACCAACAAGGGGGGGGACAAGACGCTGCGCAAGCTCGAGATGCGGCTGCTCGAGTGCGGCGCGACCGTCGCCCGCACCGCCGATGACCTGACCCGGTACCACGGCAAGATGATGGTGATCGACAACCGCAGCCTGCACGTCTACGGGTTCAACTACACCAAGCTCGACATCGACAAGAGCCGCAGCTTCGGCATCGTCACCCGCGACACGCGACTGGTGGCCGAGGCAATGCACCTGTTCGAGTCCGACGCGCTGCGAAAGAACTACGAGGCGAACCATGCACGCCTGGTCGTCAGTCCTGAGACGTCGCGTCCGCTGCTCACCGCCTTCGTCAAGGGCGCACGCAAGCAGTTGCTGATCTACGACGCGCAGGTCAGCGACAACGCCATCCAGAAGGTGCTCGCCGATCGCGCCGCCGACGGCGTCGAGATCCGGATCATCGGCGCCCTCGAGAAAGACATCAGGTCGGTCAAGGTGCGGCGGCTGTCGCCGCTGCGCCTGCACGTCCGCGCGATCATGCGCGACGGCTGCGAAGCGTTCATCGGCAGCCAGAGCCTGCGCAAGCTCGAACTCGAAGGCCGGCGTGAGGTCGGAATCATCGTCAAGAACACGGCCATCGTCCGCAAGATGATCGCGACGTTCGAGAGCGACTGGAAGGCAAGCGGCAAGAAAGTCGCGAAAGCGTCGTGA